From Verrucomicrobiota bacterium, a single genomic window includes:
- a CDS encoding energy transducer TonB codes for MSQPFPKPSSAMRQQAPSEAKATHEYALASELARLSLPEASQDVNRRLAWVNSICLLFLAIGVMGLKAPRVIEKPLSEVQDIVPVVYIPPEEPPKIEPDRPPDQPEQTSEAVDTPQVVTVVAANPAAAAFAVPVEGPVILAPVKFASAPPPPKPAAPKIMRFTGTDGGIYPEPNYPRAALEQRQQGTVTLLMTVDSKGNVTSVEIKRSSGYSTLDRHASQWVQKNYKFLPIDSTENRLVEHDVVFQLR; via the coding sequence ATGAGTCAGCCGTTTCCAAAGCCCTCGTCCGCGATGAGGCAGCAAGCCCCCTCAGAAGCTAAGGCAACGCACGAGTACGCCCTTGCTTCCGAGCTGGCCAGATTGTCCCTGCCGGAAGCTTCCCAAGATGTCAACCGCAGACTGGCCTGGGTCAATTCCATCTGCCTCTTGTTTCTGGCCATCGGCGTCATGGGCTTGAAAGCGCCAAGAGTGATTGAGAAACCGCTCAGCGAAGTCCAGGACATTGTGCCAGTCGTTTACATTCCGCCGGAGGAACCACCGAAAATCGAACCGGATCGACCGCCCGACCAACCCGAACAAACCAGCGAGGCCGTGGATACGCCGCAAGTGGTCACGGTCGTGGCGGCCAATCCTGCGGCGGCGGCCTTCGCGGTGCCGGTGGAAGGGCCGGTCATTCTGGCACCGGTGAAATTCGCTTCGGCGCCGCCCCCGCCAAAACCGGCGGCACCCAAAATAATGAGGTTTACGGGTACTGATGGCGGCATATACCCTGAACCCAATTATCCGCGCGCGGCTCTGGAACAACGGCAACAGGGCACGGTGACACTGCTCATGACCGTTGATTCCAAAGGCAACGTCACGTCGGTCGAGATCAAGAGAAGCTCCGGTTACTCCACGTTGGATCGTCATGCGTCTCAATGGGTGCAAAAGAATTACAAGTTTCTTCCAATCGACTCGACTGAAAACCGGCTGGTGGAACACGACGTGGTCTTTCAATTACGATGA
- a CDS encoding MotA/TolQ/ExbB proton channel family protein, with protein MLANIVVELFLKGGPVMWPILVTALVAVAVVGERAIWWMRLSLKRDPQKLEKLFAALENGDFKAASAISKGSEDPVIRMVWHGMNHYHSSLQGALQVAAGIELQRAGRFLTVMDTLVTLAPLLGLLGTVTGIMRSFTSIGSAELAVEKVTGGIGEALIATACGLGIAIVALIPFNFFTSKTSRLQFELESAATNVEVMVNAAKQKGFDTMEFRREQNETSA; from the coding sequence ATGCTGGCAAACATTGTTGTCGAACTTTTCCTCAAGGGCGGCCCGGTCATGTGGCCCATTCTCGTGACCGCGCTGGTGGCCGTGGCCGTGGTCGGCGAACGCGCCATTTGGTGGATGCGCTTGAGCCTTAAGCGCGACCCGCAGAAACTCGAAAAGCTCTTCGCCGCCCTGGAGAACGGAGATTTCAAGGCAGCCTCGGCCATTTCCAAAGGGTCGGAGGACCCGGTGATTCGCATGGTCTGGCACGGCATGAACCATTATCACTCGTCGTTGCAAGGCGCTTTGCAGGTCGCCGCTGGTATCGAACTTCAGCGCGCCGGTCGTTTTCTCACCGTCATGGACACCCTCGTGACACTGGCGCCGCTGCTGGGTTTGCTGGGCACCGTCACCGGCATCATGCGGTCCTTTACTTCCATCGGCAGCGCGGAACTGGCTGTGGAGAAGGTGACCGGTGGCATTGGCGAGGCGTTGATTGCGACGGCCTGCGGTCTGGGCATCGCCATCGTCGCGTTGATTCCCTTCAACTTTTTCACCAGCAAGACCTCGCGGTTGCAATTCGAACTGGAATCGGCGGCCACCAACGTGGAAGTCATGGTCAACGCCGCCAAGCAAAAGGGATTCGACACCATGGAATTTCGCCGGGAACAAAACGAAACCTCCGCGTGA
- a CDS encoding biopolymer transporter ExbD, with the protein MKIGTPLPHKKARIEIIPLIDIMFFLLASFMMVSLTMIKMQSIKMDLPTATQATRDFKPDIVNIAVDKAGEIYIEKKPVNLAELHSYLSNKFHMNTNVPVYISGDKDATHGSVIRVLDLVRKEGIQKVSFAITAPTPTKP; encoded by the coding sequence ATGAAAATAGGGACTCCGCTGCCGCACAAGAAGGCGCGTATCGAAATCATTCCGCTGATTGACATCATGTTCTTTCTGCTCGCGTCGTTCATGATGGTCAGCCTCACCATGATCAAGATGCAGTCCATCAAGATGGACCTGCCCACGGCGACGCAGGCCACGCGCGATTTCAAACCGGACATCGTCAACATCGCGGTGGACAAGGCGGGTGAGATTTACATCGAGAAAAAACCGGTCAACCTCGCGGAACTGCACAGCTACCTGTCGAACAAATTTCACATGAACACAAACGTGCCGGTTTACATCAGCGGGGACAAAGATGCCACACACGGTTCGGTGATCCGGGTGCTCGATCTGGTGCGCAAGGAGGGGATTCAGAAAGTGTCGTTTGCGATCACCGCCCCGACGCCAACCAAGCCGTGA
- a CDS encoding tandem-95 repeat protein, translating to MNNPPRTQTPLANLRLLFVFIAILLQVEVIAGAPACITPPPGLVGWWPAEGNGAELVGSNTAVLLNGATFTNGVVGEAFFFDGVDDRVIVSNAAALNFGPGQNFSIEAWIQPITAVTDFGVQSIVNKRYTPNFLSAVGYEFGLADGKLSCQLADAPLTQLDFTSYTSPGPDLRDGQFHHVAMTVIRSATNGGHLYVDGQVVLTFDPTVQPGDLSTTEPLRIGNHADPALNSHFKGRIDEVAIYNRALSANEIAGIYNAGSAGKCLLPPPCLSAPSSLVSWWKGESNAADTSGGNHGQLAGAITFASGQTGQAFVFDGVDGVITVPASPSLNVGLGAGLTIETWIKPSAIELERPIVEWNSVTGGNPYPYGVHFWISVPVGYGAGPGCLYANLVDTAGNFHWLTSAGGLINTNSFQHVAVTYDESSGLAVLLLNGAVVAQQNLGSFTPQTSYNLYLGARPGGTAAAYRWAGLMDEVSLYSRALNQTEIQSIYNARSAGKCPPAPPPPRCVPTPSGLVSWWRGESDALDSADGNNGTLQNGAVIAAGKVGQAFSLDGVDDVALVADAPNLRFGPTSPMTVDMWVYRTSSNPVQHIIGKRASCTGSSTEGTFQLVFDDAGVGLAFGPPSGACACSGQALPLNTWTHLAGTFDGTTLRLFINGQLAATTPGSLGPANTAPLKIGDSGSCGAFYGQAFGGLIDEVSIYNRALTTNEIQSIYNAGSAGKCPPPPPTACVTPPSGLVSWWRGEGSTADAADGNTGTIDGTGTVTYGLGVVGQAFVFDGTHRDRVTLGNPASLRLEDFTLEAWVKRSSPTVTSFDVLGADGSVAGDGAVIFGYGRGGYGFGIANDGRMFLSRIDLDGLFSAPLVTDTNWHHLAVTKSGSSAVFYVDGAPQATPAYDHPNPFTFDDATCACDAAVAIGSRGDGRGGTFFGMIDEPAVFNRALSATEIAGIYHAGRAGKCLPPPPPYLLAGPITNTANGHWYYLLDATNWPAAEQIAVSLGGHLATINNAAENEWVFTNFGNFGGGDRALWIGLNDAGQENIWFWVSGQPVTYFNWAPGEPNSGGGFFPDEDHVLIWNPSSGFPLGTWTDAPSNQLHSAVIEVGPPDPIILAGPITNTANGHWYYLLNFTNWPAAEQIAVSLGGHLATINNAAENQWVFDTFSTFGGLERPMWIGLNDAAQEGTWVWVSGEPVTYLNWSPIEPNSGDGVFPDEDHVLIWHPSSGFPLGSWNDAPSNQLQYAVVEVAPPAPVIVSQPTNLTVYVGSNATFRVTATGGAPLAYQWRFYETNLPGKTSSVLTVAGAQFSNAGTYSVIVSNAGGSVTSSPALLFVNPLPDCVPPPTGLVSWWRWENDTIDSWDSNNAVPALPAVFSPGKADKAISIQRGIQVPDSPSLRLTNGVTLEAWVNPSSVSGTTPRTIISKFDYPPEQPVGTQSGYLLGTTNNGRLFFTVSATGSARTNTMLVTSQVLPTNQWSFIVATYDGAALRIYVNGALAAQTNYSGGIFPGTANLGLGAIPSSRSFFWPFLGLLDEVSLYNRALTDAEIQAIFNADVVGKCLVAPTIVTQPQDQAVPLGEDVKFSVSVLGSRPLKYQWRFNGQVIPGATNSALVLEKLKTNQAGLYNVSVTNAVGFAISARAELTLLPPPTCTDTPTGLISWWPGDGNQADAMGTNNISSFSPTLYATGKVDRAFSLNGISSRIQVAPATTLNFGSNVDFSIETWIKTGPSNTINPNVPIIEKRTEGTAAWVGYSLSLNQGRLAFAMGSTPLSATNVATFISPGPDLRDGMFHHVAVSLNRTVTNGGNLFVDGQLVLTFDPTKRKASLASSPPLYIGAPVITLSNSYFGGLIDEPAIYNRALSAAEILAIRQAGAAGKCKVKPTILVQPVSQRVTVGSNVTFSVVAAGSPRLRYQWLFSSGQSILGATNSSYSFIVKSGGTFSVRVTNVFGAITSSNAVLTANIVPTAAGDVVTLNEDTPTAIELHGSDRENDPLIYSIATPPAHGTLSGTPPNVIYLPSPDYNGPDSFTFKVNDGLADSAPATINLTVLPVNDPPVAQSQSVALNEDTTAAFTLGAFDVDGDSLTYLVLAPSHGTLIGTPPNLTYQPNTNYFGPDSFTFKVNDGQMDSIVATVSLNVISVNDPPMAKATVSPLAQFPGLTNLVVISPNNSNATVVLDGSQSTDVENDPLQYSWLEGTNVIASGVLATNHLDIGTHTITLVVSDGMDVGTDTAVVEVITPVQSVGILISLVEESTLSRQNRSPLIVTLKAAAASFESERQRPGINQLNAFQNKVRAQVTPLDPALAESLINAAQVIIDALSHNP from the coding sequence TTGAATAACCCACCTCGAACACAGACACCGCTGGCCAACCTCAGGCTTTTGTTCGTCTTCATTGCCATCCTTTTGCAGGTCGAGGTAATCGCGGGCGCTCCTGCGTGCATCACGCCGCCTCCAGGGCTGGTCGGTTGGTGGCCAGCGGAAGGTAACGGCGCCGAGCTGGTTGGCAGTAATACGGCTGTGTTGCTGAATGGCGCGACCTTCACCAACGGCGTCGTGGGCGAGGCATTCTTCTTTGACGGCGTGGATGACCGTGTGATCGTGTCGAACGCGGCGGCGCTGAATTTTGGACCGGGCCAAAACTTCTCCATCGAAGCGTGGATTCAACCCATCACCGCTGTCACGGACTTCGGGGTGCAATCGATCGTGAACAAGCGTTACACGCCCAACTTCCTTTCCGCAGTGGGCTACGAGTTCGGGCTGGCGGACGGCAAGTTGTCCTGCCAACTGGCCGACGCGCCGCTGACCCAACTGGATTTTACCAGCTACACTTCGCCCGGCCCGGACTTGCGCGACGGGCAGTTCCATCACGTCGCCATGACGGTAATCCGAAGTGCGACGAACGGGGGCCACCTCTACGTGGACGGCCAAGTGGTGCTGACGTTTGACCCGACGGTGCAACCGGGTGATTTGTCCACGACCGAACCGTTGCGCATCGGCAACCACGCCGACCCGGCGTTGAACTCGCACTTCAAAGGCCGCATTGACGAGGTCGCGATTTACAATCGTGCACTTTCCGCCAACGAGATCGCCGGCATTTACAACGCCGGCAGTGCAGGCAAGTGTCTGCTGCCTCCACCCTGTCTCTCCGCTCCCTCCAGTCTGGTGAGTTGGTGGAAGGGTGAAAGCAACGCTGCGGACACGAGCGGTGGCAACCACGGCCAACTCGCGGGTGCCATCACTTTCGCTTCCGGTCAAACTGGTCAGGCATTCGTTTTCGACGGAGTGGATGGGGTTATCACTGTGCCCGCTTCGCCTAGCTTGAATGTCGGCCTCGGTGCTGGCCTGACGATCGAAACCTGGATCAAGCCTTCCGCCATTGAATTGGAGCGGCCGATTGTGGAATGGAATTCGGTGACGGGGGGCAATCCTTACCCCTATGGCGTGCATTTCTGGATTTCGGTTCCCGTGGGTTACGGCGCGGGGCCGGGCTGCCTTTACGCCAACCTGGTGGACACCGCAGGCAATTTTCATTGGCTGACCTCGGCAGGCGGTTTGATCAACACCAATTCCTTTCAGCATGTCGCCGTGACTTACGACGAGAGTTCTGGATTGGCCGTGCTGCTCCTCAACGGTGCGGTGGTTGCCCAGCAGAATCTGGGGAGTTTTACGCCGCAAACCAGTTACAATTTGTATCTCGGCGCTCGTCCCGGTGGCACGGCAGCGGCATATCGGTGGGCAGGTTTGATGGATGAAGTTTCCCTCTACTCGCGCGCACTCAACCAGACTGAAATCCAATCCATCTACAACGCCCGCAGTGCTGGCAAGTGTCCACCTGCTCCACCGCCGCCTCGGTGTGTTCCAACGCCTTCGGGCTTGGTGAGTTGGTGGCGGGGGGAGAGCGATGCCTTGGACAGTGCCGACGGGAATAATGGAACGCTGCAAAACGGGGCCGTGATTGCGGCCGGCAAGGTGGGCCAGGCATTTAGCTTGGATGGCGTGGATGATGTCGCCCTTGTGGCCGATGCGCCCAATCTGAGATTTGGTCCCACCTCCCCGATGACGGTGGACATGTGGGTTTATCGTACCTCAAGCAATCCGGTCCAGCACATCATCGGCAAGCGCGCAAGCTGCACCGGCAGCTCGACCGAGGGAACTTTCCAGTTGGTTTTTGACGACGCGGGTGTAGGGCTGGCCTTCGGCCCGCCGAGCGGCGCGTGCGCCTGTTCGGGACAAGCCCTGCCCCTCAACACCTGGACGCATCTGGCCGGCACGTTTGACGGCACGACGCTGCGTCTGTTTATCAACGGCCAGTTGGCGGCGACGACCCCCGGCTCGCTGGGACCGGCGAACACGGCGCCTTTGAAGATTGGCGACTCGGGCAGTTGTGGAGCGTTTTACGGTCAGGCCTTTGGCGGGCTGATCGACGAGGTTTCGATTTACAACCGGGCGCTTACGACCAATGAAATTCAATCCATCTACAACGCCGGCAGCGCGGGCAAGTGTCCTCCTCCGCCGCCGACCGCCTGTGTTACACCCCCGTCCGGACTGGTGAGTTGGTGGCGAGGAGAGGGATCAACGGCGGACGCAGCCGACGGAAACACCGGAACAATCGACGGAACGGGGACCGTCACCTATGGGCTGGGCGTGGTCGGGCAGGCTTTTGTGTTTGACGGCACGCACCGCGACCGGGTGACTCTTGGGAATCCAGCGAGCCTCCGCTTGGAAGATTTTACGCTTGAGGCTTGGGTTAAGCGATCCAGTCCAACGGTCACTTCCTTCGACGTTTTGGGCGCGGATGGTTCCGTGGCTGGGGACGGAGCTGTGATTTTCGGCTACGGACGTGGCGGCTATGGCTTTGGTATTGCCAACGACGGGCGGATGTTTCTCAGCAGGATTGATCTGGATGGTCTCTTTTCGGCCCCGCTAGTCACGGATACGAACTGGCACCATCTGGCGGTAACCAAATCCGGATCGAGCGCCGTTTTCTATGTGGATGGTGCGCCCCAGGCGACCCCGGCCTATGATCATCCCAACCCGTTTACCTTCGATGACGCGACCTGCGCCTGCGATGCGGCAGTTGCAATTGGTTCGCGCGGCGATGGGCGTGGCGGCACGTTTTTCGGAATGATCGATGAGCCCGCCGTCTTCAACCGGGCCCTTTCCGCCACCGAAATCGCGGGCATCTACCACGCCGGTCGCGCGGGCAAATGCCTGCCCCCGCCGCCGCCATATCTACTCGCCGGCCCGATCACAAACACCGCGAACGGCCACTGGTATTATCTGCTCGACGCGACCAACTGGCCGGCCGCCGAACAAATCGCCGTGAGCCTCGGCGGCCATCTCGCCACCATCAACAACGCCGCCGAAAACGAATGGGTCTTCACCAACTTCGGCAACTTCGGCGGCGGCGACCGGGCCTTGTGGATTGGGTTGAATGATGCTGGTCAGGAAAACATCTGGTTTTGGGTGAGCGGCCAGCCGGTGACCTATTTCAATTGGGCGCCCGGCGAGCCAAACAGCGGCGGCGGCTTTTTCCCCGACGAAGACCACGTGTTGATTTGGAATCCCAGCTCCGGCTTCCCGCTCGGCACGTGGACCGATGCGCCGTCGAACCAGCTCCACTCCGCCGTCATCGAAGTCGGCCCGCCGGATCCGATCATCCTCGCCGGCCCGATTACGAACACGGCGAACGGTCATTGGTATTACCTCCTCAACTTCACCAACTGGCCCGCCGCCGAACAGATCGCCGTCAGCCTCGGCGGTCACCTCGCCACGATCAACAATGCGGCGGAGAACCAATGGGTCTTCGACACGTTCAGCACGTTCGGCGGACTGGAGCGCCCGATGTGGATCGGGCTCAACGATGCCGCGCAGGAGGGCACGTGGGTCTGGGTCAGCGGCGAACCCGTGACCTATTTGAATTGGTCGCCCATCGAACCGAACAGTGGCGACGGCGTTTTCCCGGACGAGGATCACGTGCTGATCTGGCATCCCAGTTCCGGTTTCCCGCTCGGCTCGTGGAACGACGCGCCGTCCAATCAATTGCAATATGCCGTCGTCGAAGTCGCGCCGCCGGCGCCTGTCATCGTCTCGCAGCCGACCAACCTCACCGTCTATGTCGGCAGCAACGCCACCTTCCGTGTCACCGCCACCGGCGGCGCGCCGCTCGCCTACCAATGGCGCTTTTATGAAACCAACTTGCCCGGCAAGACCTCCAGCGTGCTAACTGTGGCCGGCGCGCAGTTTAGCAACGCTGGAACATACTCCGTCATCGTGAGCAACGCCGGTGGGTCCGTTACCAGTTCCCCTGCACTCTTGTTCGTGAATCCACTGCCAGACTGTGTTCCGCCGCCGACGGGCCTGGTCAGTTGGTGGCGCTGGGAGAATGACACGATTGACAGTTGGGACTCCAACAACGCCGTTCCGGCGCTCCCGGCTGTTTTCTCCCCCGGCAAAGCGGACAAAGCGATCTCCATCCAACGCGGAATCCAAGTGCCCGACTCGCCTTCGCTGCGATTGACCAACGGAGTTACGCTCGAAGCCTGGGTCAATCCTTCGAGTGTCTCGGGCACGACGCCCCGCACCATCATTTCCAAATTCGATTATCCCCCGGAACAGCCGGTTGGCACTCAGAGCGGTTACCTGCTGGGCACGACGAACAACGGTCGGTTGTTTTTCACAGTCAGCGCCACCGGCTCCGCGCGGACGAACACCATGCTCGTGACAAGTCAGGTGCTGCCGACTAACCAGTGGAGCTTCATCGTGGCGACTTATGATGGCGCAGCGCTACGCATTTACGTTAACGGCGCGCTGGCCGCACAAACCAATTACTCCGGCGGCATCTTCCCCGGCACGGCCAACCTCGGACTCGGCGCAATTCCGTCAAGCAGGTCCTTCTTCTGGCCCTTCTTGGGCCTGCTGGACGAAGTCTCGCTCTACAACCGCGCGCTGACCGACGCCGAAATTCAAGCGATCTTCAACGCGGACGTCGTCGGCAAATGTCTCGTGGCGCCGACCATCGTCACGCAGCCGCAAGATCAGGCCGTTCCGCTCGGTGAAGATGTAAAGTTCAGCGTCTCGGTTCTTGGCAGCCGGCCGTTAAAGTATCAATGGCGTTTCAACGGTCAGGTGATCCCCGGCGCTACCAACTCCGCGCTCGTGCTTGAAAAGCTCAAGACCAACCAGGCTGGCCTTTACAACGTCTCGGTCACGAACGCTGTCGGCTTTGCCATCAGCGCTCGTGCGGAGTTGACTTTGCTCCCGCCGCCAACTTGCACGGACACACCCACCGGCTTGATCAGTTGGTGGCCGGGCGACGGCAATCAGGCCGACGCGATGGGGACGAACAACATCTCGTCATTCTCGCCGACGCTTTATGCGACCGGGAAGGTTGACCGGGCCTTCAGCCTCAACGGCATCTCCAGCCGTATCCAAGTGGCACCGGCGACGACGTTAAACTTCGGAAGCAATGTCGATTTCTCCATTGAAACGTGGATCAAGACCGGGCCGAGCAACACCATCAATCCCAACGTACCCATCATCGAAAAACGCACCGAGGGCACCGCCGCCTGGGTTGGGTACTCCCTGTCACTGAATCAGGGCCGCCTGGCATTTGCGATGGGCTCGACACCGCTGAGTGCCACGAATGTTGCCACATTCATCTCACCCGGACCCGATTTGCGCGACGGGATGTTCCACCACGTGGCCGTGAGTTTGAATCGCACTGTCACCAACGGAGGCAACCTCTTCGTTGATGGACAGCTTGTGTTGACCTTCGACCCAACCAAACGCAAAGCCAGTCTCGCCAGCAGTCCTCCATTGTATATCGGCGCTCCGGTGATCACGCTTTCCAATTCCTACTTTGGCGGACTGATTGATGAGCCGGCCATTTACAACCGCGCACTCTCCGCCGCCGAGATTCTGGCCATCCGCCAGGCCGGCGCGGCGGGCAAATGCAAAGTGAAGCCGACCATCCTTGTTCAACCCGTCAGCCAGCGCGTCACAGTCGGCTCGAACGTGACATTCAGTGTGGTGGCCGCAGGCTCACCACGGCTTCGTTATCAGTGGTTGTTCAGCAGCGGCCAGAGTATCCTCGGAGCCACAAACTCCTCCTACAGCTTCATTGTCAAGAGCGGCGGCACGTTTTCCGTCCGCGTGACCAATGTGTTTGGGGCCATCACCAGTTCCAACGCCGTGCTTACGGCCAACATTGTACCGACGGCGGCCGGCGACGTGGTGACATTGAACGAGGACACTCCGACGGCGATTGAACTTCATGGTTCTGATCGCGAGAACGACCCCCTGATTTATTCCATTGCCACGCCGCCGGCCCACGGCACCCTCAGTGGCACGCCACCGAATGTGATCTATTTGCCGTCGCCAGACTACAACGGACCGGACAGCTTCACGTTCAAGGTCAACGACGGCCTGGCGGACTCAGCACCCGCCACGATCAACCTCACGGTCCTGCCCGTCAACGATCCGCCGGTCGCCCAGTCGCAATCCGTCGCGCTCAACGAGGACACGACCGCCGCCTTCACCCTCGGCGCGTTCGATGTGGACGGCGATTCGCTCACTTACCTCGTCTTAGCGCCGTCGCATGGCACACTCATCGGCACGCCGCCAAATCTGACGTATCAGCCGAACACAAATTACTTCGGTCCGGACAGCTTCACGTTCAAAGTCAACGATGGACAAATGGATTCAATCGTGGCGACGGTCAGCCTCAACGTCATTTCCGTGAACGATCCGCCCATGGCCAAGGCTACGGTCTCACCCTTGGCGCAATTCCCCGGCCTTACAAATCTGGTGGTGATCTCGCCCAACAACTCCAATGCGACGGTGGTGCTGGACGGCTCGCAGTCCACCGATGTTGAAAATGATCCGCTGCAATACTCCTGGTTGGAGGGCACCAACGTCATTGCCTCCGGTGTGCTGGCCACCAACCATCTGGATATTGGCACTCACACGATCACGCTGGTGGTCAGCGATGGGATGGATGTCGGGACGGACACGGCAGTCGTGGAAGTGATCACCCCAGTGCAGTCGGTGGGGATATTGATTTCGCTGGTGGAAGAGTCCACCCTGTCGCGACAGAACCGCAGTCCGTTGATTGTGACCCTGAAGGCGGCGGCGGCTTCCTTCGAGTCCGAACGACAGCGCCCGGGAATCAATCAACTCAACGCCTTCCAAAACAAAGTGCGCGCGCAGGTGACGCCGCTGGATCCCGCACTGGCCGAGAGTCTGATCAATGCGGCGCAGGTGATAATCGATGCCTTGAGCCACAACCCATAG
- the galE gene encoding UDP-glucose 4-epimerase GalE, which produces MNVFVTGGAGYIGSIFVEELLNTGHEVTVYDNLTEGHRSAVDPRAGFILARPGLASDTASAIKEAAPDAIIHVAGSALVGESMTNPGKYFWNNVANGLKVLEAAVAANVKKIVFSSTCATYGVPERMPMTEDLPQLPTNPYGESKLMFEKMLQWYHTLHGLEFVAFRYFNAAGASQQFGEHHRVETHLIPNVLKVALGQSLHCEIYGTDYPTPDGTCIRDYIHIIDLAQAHIRALTPGAQGFYNLGNGDGYSVRQVIQCCEKISGRKIPTVEKPRRPGDPPRLVASAEKAIRELGWKPKYPKLEDIVATAWQWHKAHPAGYPD; this is translated from the coding sequence ATGAACGTTTTTGTCACCGGCGGCGCGGGCTACATTGGATCAATCTTCGTGGAGGAATTGCTCAACACCGGCCATGAGGTGACGGTTTACGATAATCTGACGGAGGGACATCGCTCCGCCGTCGATCCGCGCGCAGGGTTCATCCTGGCCCGACCGGGATTGGCAAGCGATACTGCGTCTGCCATAAAGGAAGCAGCGCCTGACGCCATCATTCACGTGGCCGGAAGCGCATTAGTCGGCGAATCGATGACAAATCCTGGAAAGTATTTTTGGAACAACGTCGCCAACGGATTGAAAGTCCTGGAGGCGGCGGTTGCGGCGAACGTAAAAAAAATTGTTTTCAGTTCCACCTGCGCCACTTACGGCGTGCCGGAGCGAATGCCGATGACCGAGGATCTGCCACAACTTCCCACAAATCCCTACGGCGAATCCAAGTTGATGTTTGAGAAGATGCTTCAGTGGTATCACACCCTGCACGGGCTGGAATTTGTCGCCTTTCGTTATTTCAACGCCGCCGGTGCCAGCCAGCAGTTCGGCGAACATCACCGCGTGGAAACGCATTTGATTCCCAACGTGCTGAAAGTCGCCCTCGGCCAGTCTCTCCACTGTGAGATTTACGGCACGGATTATCCGACGCCCGATGGCACTTGCATTCGCGATTACATTCACATCATCGACCTTGCCCAGGCGCATATCCGGGCGCTCACGCCCGGCGCTCAGGGCTTCTACAATCTGGGCAATGGCGATGGTTATTCCGTGCGGCAGGTGATCCAATGTTGCGAAAAAATCTCCGGTCGGAAAATCCCGACGGTTGAGAAGCCGCGACGACCCGGCGATCCGCCCCGGCTCGTTGCTTCAGCGGAAAAGGCCATCCGCGAGCTGGGTTGGAAACCGAAGTATCCGAAGCTGGAGGACATCGTCGCCACTGCGTGGCAATGGCACAAGGCCCATCCGGCGGGTTATCCCGATTGA
- a CDS encoding HupE/UreJ family protein, translating to MKTTIDHLTATSKLLVLALCLSVPSMAHAHISPNHANNVLGGLSHPLLGLDHILAMVAVGLWAAQLGGRAIWLVPATFVSLMTVGGLLGISGFALPFVAEGILISVLMLGVLIATAARLPLAVSIVVVGLFAIFHGHAHGTAMQVGVSGISYGLGFVLTTIALHACGIGLGRMAQQQSKVPLLRFAGAAIALAGLSLWLA from the coding sequence ATGAAAACGACAATCGATCATCTCACGGCGACCAGCAAACTGCTGGTGCTGGCGCTCTGTTTAAGCGTGCCTTCCATGGCTCACGCGCATATTTCGCCCAACCACGCCAACAACGTGCTCGGCGGTTTAAGTCACCCGCTGCTTGGCCTCGACCACATTCTGGCGATGGTGGCGGTGGGCTTATGGGCGGCACAACTCGGCGGACGCGCCATCTGGCTGGTGCCCGCAACCTTTGTCAGCTTGATGACCGTCGGTGGCTTGTTGGGGATTAGTGGTTTTGCACTGCCATTCGTTGCTGAGGGCATTCTGATTTCCGTGCTGATGCTGGGGGTTTTGATTGCCACTGCTGCGCGATTGCCTCTGGCAGTGAGTATCGTCGTGGTTGGGTTATTTGCCATTTTTCACGGACATGCTCACGGGACGGCGATGCAGGTCGGCGTATCAGGCATTTCGTACGGACTGGGCTTTGTGCTGACGACCATCGCACTGCACGCTTGCGGCATTGGTCTCGGCCGGATGGCGCAGCAGCAGTCGAAAGTTCCGCTGCTTCGTTTTGCGGGTGCGGCCATCGCACTGGCCGGTTTGTCACTCTGGCTGGCGTAG